ACAATGAGTTTCTTAAACCCAGTGTCCAGCTGTCCTTCACTTTGCTATACACCACACACAGTCTGATTGGTGCAGTCCATTTGCTCTGATCTTGGAGGAAGAAACACTGGCCGGGATCAAAAGGGAAAAGGATGGAACTTGTACCAGTATCAGCAGAAAAGAAGGGCAGAGTGGGCGCAGCTGGAGATAACTGTTGCCATCTGTGTGCTGTGATTGAGGCTTCTTAACTACAGTATCCACAACAGGGCTCTGTACTGGGAACCATGGAGGAACAACTGTTCCTGTTGCCATGCTCATAAAGTGAATTGCAAtattttccctttcatgaagACGTTAATTCTTTAATATTTATGGACTTATTTTACAAGTTATTTCATCTAATAATACAGTGCTGCAGGTGCATGTACAGAATTTACATTTGTACATTGTTTTTCTCTGGCAGGAAGTAGCCACATGACCCTTGCTCCTGACTTTAATATTTCTTCACTTAAAGTAACTATTCTGGAATACAACCCCAACCTCAAGTAAGGACTTCATTTATGACAATGACTTAGATGAAACGATCAAgagtaatgtatttggatttgCCCATGATACAAAAATTGATGTGGTGTTAACCTGGGGGGAAGGCTACAAAGGAATATAGAGGTTAATGTGTGGGTAAAATGGAGTATAATACCGGGAAATTTGAgattattcactttggtaagTAGAATAGAaaatcaatatttttaaaatggtaAGAAACTTTAAAATTTTGGTGTACAGAATAATTCAGCCATCTTTATCTCAGCATTGAAGTTAGCAAGCAATTAAGAAATCAAGTTACATGTTGGTCATTATTGTAAAAAAGTTGGAGTACAAGATTAAGGAAGTCTTGCCACAATTATAATTTAGTGAGACCAGACCTAAAGACCGGAGCACAGTTTTCACCTTGTATCATGAAAGGCATAGTTACCTTGAGAGGTGGTGCACAGAAGGTTCATTAGGTTAATTCTCAAGATTGAGAGAGTTgccttatgaggagaaattgagtagAATGATTTTTACTGTGGAGTTTGAAACAATGAGGTAATCTCATCGGAACACATAAGATTCTGAGTGGGCTTGACAATAAACGCTGAGAGACTGTTGACTGGAGAATCTAGAGCTTAGGGACGTAGTTTCAGGAGAAGGGGTTGATCATTTAAAACTGAGCTAAGAAAGATGTGAATCATTAGAAATGACCAGCACAGTGAGTGCGTTAAATATACATcataatcaatctgttcagagatattattttacagatgacactaagattggttaAGTAGCAGATCGTGAAGGGGAcagccagagaatacagcagaatataggtaGATTGGAGAGTTGTATGGagaaaatgacagatggagttcaatctggtgatgtaatgtgatgcattttgaagATTCAATTCAAGCGCAAACTacatggtaaatggaaaagccctggggtaaattgatgtacagagagatctgggtgtttgggtccattgtaccctgaaggtggcaacacaggtcagtagagtggtcaagaaagcatacacCTTCATCAgacagtgtattgagtacaagagttgacgggtcatgttacagttgaaaagactttggttcagccacatttggaatactgcatacaattctggtcgccacattaccaaaaggatgtggatgctttggagagggtgcagagaaggttcaccaggatgttgcctgctgtggagggcactagctattaagaaaggttgagtacattaggattattttcattagaaagatggaagtTGAGAGGGTCCTGATTTGAGGtcgacaaaatcatgaaaggtttcgacagggtggatagcaaaagtttttttccctagactgggggactcaattactaggggtcacaagttcaagatgagaggggaaatgttagagagagagatgtgtggaaagttctttacacagagggtggtgggtgcctggaacacattgtcaGTGGAGATTGTAGAGGCGGGCACGattgcatcatttaagatatgtctagtcagatacatgaatgggcagggagcagagggatacagatccttagaaaatgggcaacaggtttagatagaggatctggatcagcgcaggcttggagggccgaagggcttgttcctatGCTCTAATTTTTCTTTGTTCTACACAAATTTGAAGCAGTGAGATTTGAAACTTGGACTCCTGGCCCTTACCACTGTGCTGCTACAACCCTTCTAGTCATTTAGtgtattcaaagctgagataaaTAGGTTATCAGCTCTTGTGAAATCAATAGATCCAGGTGTGCAAGGGAAATGGAGTTGAGAATGGAAATCAACCATGATTTtatggaatggtggagcaaactcaaAAGGGCCAAATGATGTATTGCTGCTCCTCGTTATTGCATTTTTACATTGGATGTCCAGTTCTGGTTCATATGTGTGATAAAGTATGTTCAGATATGAATCCAGGCTACATAAAATCTGTGTTGCCGAACACTACTGCAAGCCAAGTTAGTCATCTGTGATCGAAGCAGAGAGGAGAGTTTTAAAAAGACTAGCAACCAAAATAAAAGGGAATTCAAAAGTTTTCTATAAGTATTTAAGTATAAGTTTATTAACAGGAGGTGGACAAAATAGGTGATCTACAACTGGAGGTAGATTCCATGGCTGAGGTACCAGATAAATACCAGCATCTGTCTTTCACAAAGAAGATGCTGTCAAAGTTATAGTGAGAAAGGAGATAGTTGAGACACTAGAAAGGGTAGCTTTTGAAGAGTGGCTGTACTTaaatttgactttttaaaaaattatcagAGGATCGGAGGATACCAAATGCAGTAAGGTGGAAATTACAGAGGTGCTGGCCATAATCTTCCAATCCTCTTTAGATACAACAAGGCTGATGCCAGACGACTGGAAAAAATCAAATGCTGCACCTTTGTTCAAACCCAGCAACTTCAGACGAGTCAGTTTAACCTCAGTGGGAAAACAATTTCAAACAATATTAACAGTTACTTATGAAAATCTTCTCTCATTAAGGTAAGTCACCACAGATTTGTTAAAGGCAAACCATGTTTAACTTGTTTTGAGAATTTGATGAGGTAACAGACTGTTGATGAGAGTGATGATACCATGATGTGGACTTCCACATAAAGGATATATCAGGTTGATGCCCACTCACGGTACTGTCAAGTTACTAGTCCATGCATGTTTGGTGACTACTACGAGGGCTAGACAATGACATCTGGTATTGCACCCGCTGTCATTATTATCACTCCCAACTAATACCATGGTCCAAGCTTAATACACTGTTTTTAttgctcataatgcagtctcctctacatttggtTTCTCTAATGTTGAGGAGGTGATGACTGCAGCATGACCTGACCTGCTTTAATTCTCCTTTCCACTTTGACCTCTCTACACTCAATTTCATACACTAACCCAATGAATTTTAACAGAAGCTTATCTTAAGCACTCAACTACTATCCTTAATGTTGAGTTTAGCAACTTCAGATCTTTGTCATGGCTACCAATTTCTTAGAGTGTGTGCATCTGCAGGATGACTGCAGTAGAGCAACTGTGTACAGATGCATGCTACTGCTTGGGCTAGGCTTTTTTATAAACCACCAAACTTTGGCCCAGGCCTCTAGTGTTTACCCTCTATCACATTCCCAGACAACCCTGTCCTATTTTATAAGGGTTTTCCTACACCTATACTCTCCTGCACTCATCCTACAGTAACCAACCACACCAATCTGGCTatgtttccccctccccccttgccCCATCaaggacagatgtcaaaggtagtttctttactcagtagtaggggtATGAAacccactgcctgcaacagtagtagactcgccaactttaagggtatttaaaaggccattggataaacatatggattaaactggaacagtgtaggttagatgggcttcagattgttgcgccaacctgtggaaccatcgagggccaaagggcctgtactgcgctgtaatgttctatgtgctatTACCCCCATTTGTTAATTAATCTCTCCTACTTTTTACCTGATCACAGACCTTCCTTTTTGTTCTTTGTCTCCCTCACCTTCTCTtccacctccccatcccccccatcattTGCCCTGGTTTTGCTGAAATCCTGTTTTATATCCCTCACCTCTCCCACTTCTTGTGAAACGTTATTTCTGTCTCTGTTATTGCCTGGCTATCCAACATTCTAACGTTTTATGTTTTTAATTTGCTGCTGAGCATTTCTGAGGCTCTGGTGCTTTCTGTTGGTTTAATATATCTTTAGTAAGTGTTACAATAGGGATTTTCCttcctctccctttgtctgtgaTGTGGTGACCtacaggttaaaccatcaccaaaTGGCTCTTTCTAATAAGACAGCAGCCCAATAGCCCTCTGGGACTACAGTAACTTTACATTTACCTAATAGGTCTTATTGGTGAACATTTTTCTCTGAACCAATTTTCATTCCTTTTAAAGTTTTCTCTTCCTATTCCCTCTTAAGAATCTTTATTCCCTCATAAGATCAGGCTGATCCACACACTGAAGCCTGAAAGCTATTTGACGACAAACAAGGCCTATTCCAATTCTAGCCTCCGTGAGCATTCAAATTTGTGCTTTCTAGCAGGGACAATGTTTAAACAACAGCAGCAGGAAGTGCTAATAATGTTCCATTCAGTGTAAAAACATTGGTAGCAAATCTCTCCCCATTATCACCCTCTTTGAAGGCCAAGTTTAGCATAGATCAAAATGGAACCAGTTCTAGAGAAGATGTACAGTAACTGTTCAATTAGACACCTGTTCTTTTCACCATCGACGTGTAAAATTTTCCTCTTTAACCTTTTGTTCATTTTCCTTTGAAATGTTTTGAATGTGTTTCCGATCAAAACTTGCCAGCCCAAGTGCCCACTTAGAACCTCACCTACTAACTTCTTACTCAAATCCAAGATTTGAGTTCCAATACAATGTTTTGTGTTCAGAAAGCAGTGAGACTGCTCAACAGGTTAGGTTTTCAAAATAATGAAAAATCACAAAATTGGTATCCtggattaaaataaaaattacaTTTTGCTGGCTCTTCAGCTACAATTTTTCTGGCAAATTTTTTTCACCTCATTCTTCTTGTTTTATGGACATTAATGGGTTGACTATATTTGTTTCTGCAGCCTAAAGTAACACAATGCTCAGTCAATTCATTCACTCATCAGGAACAAAGATACATGTCTTGCACCATAGCTACCAACATTTGCATGAAAACATCAATAACTTGCAGAAATGCATAACCTAGAAAAGAAAACATGATTTCAGCACACTGTGAATCTGGTATAGCCTCTTTGAGAGTTCAGTGCTTAGCATGTATTGATCTCACGCAGTCTAAAATTTGTCAAACTCATCACTAACATCACAAATGTTTAATGGCTGGTTCCAGGTGATTTAAACTTTGACCAAGTATTAAAGTTTGAAAGATAATACAGAATTTTTGAAACAATTTGTTAAACTTGACCTATATCCCTGATTAGGAGTAGTAGTACCTAGAATGTCTTGTGTTTTCCACTTGCTGTTTAGGTACCAGAGGATCATTCAACAGTGAGTTTGGATTCACCTTTAGCTTCTGAAAGCCCAACCTGTTGTTGATGTTCTCCTATATAAAATTGGCTAAATCAAGGTTAAAACTTGTGGTGTCCTCTACAGCGAGAAGAGGTTGTAAAGCCTTTAGACAATGCCCTCATTTTGTTTGCTTCTCCAGACCACAAGTGCTGTCATAAGCAACGTGACCATCACTGGGATCATAATGAAAGGCCCTATGATGTTGTTTGGGGGATCCCCCAGACCTCTCCCAGACACTGAACAGTTTGCAAAGTATTCCTTGTGGACAGTGACAAAGAATTGATCCACCACTTGGTTCGGCCAAAAACAGTCCATCTTGTTGGCAATCAGGAATGTGCAGTTGGTGAGATCCCAATAGTAACTGCAAAAAAAGAAAGCGCATTCATTAGCAAAATTAGGTACAGTGGTCTATGCTGAAAACGACTGGGTGCGGATGAAAATAAAGGCTATTAAATAACTGACTTGTCATGAAGGAAAATAGAATTTATAAAGAAAAAGAATGTTTCCAGCACATCATGTTCATGTTGTCTTAAAAAAAATCtgactttcattcattcattttttttttTAACTCTTGGACCATAGTCTAGGGACGACTGCAACAAAATTAAATGTTTAAATACTGCTTAAATCTAAGAATTTTTGACTCGACCAACTTTTCAGGTGCACCAataaggagatttaccaggatgctgtctgactggctgggCTTTTgtagcaccgcactctcgactgatctccagcatttgcagtcctcacttccttcaACTTTTCAGGGGGTTACTTCCAGACTCCCATCATCCTTTGGGTGAAAAAAACATTCTCCTTCACTCTACTCTTAAAGCCAAGTCTGCTAGTTATTGATCCCTCTACTAATGGTAAGAGTAACTTCCTATTCACCCTACCTATGCCCTTATATGCTTACCAGGTCCCCTCTGAACCTTccactgctccaaggaaaacaaccacaGCCTTtctagcccaggcaacatcctggtaaatctccttatAGGTGCATCCTTTCTAGTGTAACCACATCCATCCAGTAATGTGCTGATgagaactgcatgcagtagtccagttgtggcctaaccaGCATTTTAAACCattccagcataacctccttaCTCGTAACAATCTAAAAGAGAGAACTTAACTTCAATATTTTTTCTGAACTGATTTAGTTGTGGTTCTGAGAATGAAAACTTGAATGTGTCTGTTTCAAGAATTTGCAGTCCTGTGTATTTGTAATGTATTTCATTAATCTTTGAACCTCTCATCTGTAGGGGACACTTCAACCAAAAAAAAGTCTTGCTACAAATGTTTGATTGAACCATGAGAGATGAATATTGGAAAGAGGAGTCCTTAATAAGAGTGATAGGATCTGCTGAACACTTCTGCCAGACAGCTGAAAGCTGGAAGGACCCCTATAGAGTGGAAAATATTGAATCGGATATAGTAAATATAAAAAAGGGTCTGGACTTTCAATAAGAAGCTTGACGTCTGGATAGGTTCTGGATGCCAGCCACTGCCTGTATGACTTAATTTGAAATGTGTAAAACAATTCATCCAGGTACAATTTTGGCATCCTGCCAGTGATGCAGGGAGCAGAACAAAAGTAGAAACTGAGGGCCTTTTTAAAAGGGGGAGCAGAGCAGCTACGGCTTGGCTTGGCTTTCTGACAACAAATCCCGGGTGCTGTTTAGGCCACAGACATGGTGGTGCCAAAACTTTATGACAACCAGAGGTTTTTGTGATTCAGAGCACAAATATCCAACACCAGCATCCTGGAAAGGCAAAGCCTTGTACATCATTGGTACAGTATTATTTAAAGGTAGCCAACTTGTGGGCAGTATAGCCCAATATTTTGTGCAGCATCGTGTTGCCTCTTCCTGTGTTCTTCTGGTTTCCTCCAAACCAGGAAGCTGTCACTGCTGAAATCCATCCTCGCTGCTTTGTCCAATCCCACAGCAGCCTGCTCTCACTTCGACTCCATCAGTTGTCTGTATTTATTTCACCAGAGCTTTCTCTGAAAACCGTTGCTACCCAGGTGCCTAACATATTCCACCTCTCGTGATTGCTAAATCAAGGCCCTAAATGACCAAATGGATGTAAAAGATCAGAGCAGGGAAAGTTCTGACTGGTGTCCTAGCTAATATTTATCTTCCAGctaacatttttttaaagaaagaagtAAACACTGATCATTTGTAGGATCTTGCTGTAAAACTGGTTACTACGTTTACATTTTAACATTGATTACATTTCAAAAAGTAGTAAATTGGTTGGAAAGTGTTTTGGATCATAGGTAGGGTGAATAGGAAGTCACTCTTGCCATTAGTAGAGGGATCAGTAACTAGCAGGCTTGGCTTTAAGAGTAGAGTTGAGGAGAATGCTTTTTTCACCCAAAGGATGGTGGGAGTCTGGAAGTGACCACCTGAAAGGGGCTGTACAAATATTATCTCCTCTCTTGTCATCGTTTTAAACAAATGGCTGTTATAGACTGAAGTCACTTGTTAACTGTAGCCAATGACAGTCAAAGCATTATAGAAAGAAATTGCTTTAGTATGTGTTCTGCCTCATTCCAGGTCCCAAGATCTATTCCCTTCAAGTGGGTCAATTACACACTCCCCAAATTACACAGCAGGCATGTCTGTTTATCTTGAGTTTACTGGTGTTGCTCAGAGTAATGGTTAAGGTTACATGCATGCAGATGTATATTATGTATATACTGGCACATGCATGCAcaaacacatgtacacacacacttcTGCATCCTTGACATAAAGCAGTGTTGGAGCCAGATCTAGCCCAAAGAAAAATCGTTGTGGGTTATAGGAAGTCAATTATTTCAGTCCAAGATATCTCTGCAGGCGGTACTGTCCTAAGCCCAAGCAGCTACAGCTActttcatcaataaccttccatcTGTCATAAAGTCAGAGGTAGAGATGTTTACCGATGATTAGTGTGTAATGTTTTGCATTcataactcctcagatattgaagtagTTCATGCGCAGTAACAGCTGGATAACATTGAGTTGATAAGTAACAAAAAATGTTTCTGCCACACAGAGGCCCAGCAATGACAATCTTCCCTCTGCATTCGATCTCCAAACCCTGTCACTAATATACTCCCATCACTGAATAGACACCCAGTGTCAACATGCTGTTGggtaccattgatcagaaactgaaatggACCAGCTGTATAAatgctgtggctacaagagcaggtcagaggcaggATTTCTGTGACCAGTAACTCTCCACCTGGAACTGCAAAGCCTTTCACTATCAAGAAATACTCTGCCCTTTCCTGAATGAAGGCAGCTCCAACAAGTCACTTGACTCCATCTGAGATAAAAGCAGCCCAGTTGAATGGCTGTCGCAAGTGCCATTCatatgggctgctttgtcttcaATGGAGTCAAATGCCTTGAGTGCTGCTGGAGCTGTCTTCATCCAGGAAAGTGCTGAGTATTTCACACTCCTGACTTCCAGCTAATGAAAGGCTTTGCAATTACAGGAGTCGAATTACTGGTCACAGAATTCCTGCTTCTGAATTTCCTGACTTGGGGGGGAAATATATCAATGTTCCTCCACTGTTATTGGGTCAGTTTCCAGAGCTCCCTCTCGAAAAGCACTGTCAGTGTATCGACATGGCAAGGACTTGGAAGTGAGCCACCTTCTGGAACTGCTCCAccatcaagggcaattaggaataggcaataaatactagccCAGTCAACCATGCAGATCTCTTGTGAATCAATTTCAAAAATGCGTATGTGAAAATAAAGCTAGTCTCaggaatgatgaccatgaaaccatgaCCGATTGTCATAAGAACTGGTCTCGTTTTCAGGCAGGATATCTATCATCCATACTCTGCCCTGACCTACTCCAGACTTGCAGCAGTGTGATTGACCTTTGCTAACCTCTGAGGGGACACTCcattaggaatggacaatcaaAGTCAGTTTTGCTAGTGATGCATACATCTCTTGAAAGAATAATTTTAAAAGAAGACCTGGTGGCATGCCCattgtctcacacacatacaatgCACAAGTGCACAGATGTGTTACACATGCTTTCTAACATGAATAATTGAACTGTAGTCAGGAAcctaatttttcttttttttcctgttgGAGGGATCAGAGGAATGTATAATGCTGCACTGATTAAGTCAGTGCAGACCGAGAATGAAAGTTAAAGACTGCTTATCCTGTACAGTTCAATATACAAAAAGACAGTGCAGATCCTTCAGCTTCACTACTCAAAACAGCAAGCCTGGGAAGATTTGATAACACCACATaatgaggacagtgaaaatgaaagAGAGTTTaattctattttttttaaatcagcacCGAGTTTTCCCAAAGTACCTTAATGTGGCTTCCCAGTCACACCAGAGCTTCTGTCCGATATCAGTCATCTGAAATCTGAAGGTCTCCAAGCAAATGTCTTGGATAATGTCGGAGTAATCGGCTTCATCGCAGGCAGTGAGCAGAATAAGGTGATGTGCTGCAAAGAAAGATTGTGACAATTTTAGAAGAAACTTGAATAGCTCTCCCCCCTCGTTACCGAGTCGAAAAGTTGTCAGTTGAAATGTCTGTCTAGAGATTGACTGTGTAATACGGAAACAAAATACTACAGATCCTGAAAGTCTGAACCAAAATAGAAAATTCAGGAGATACTCATCAGTTATCAACAATAACACTGTTCTTACAATTCTGTAGTTTTACTTGACCACATAATCGAGGCTGACATTTTGGTTCAGTACTGTCGGAGagctccactgtgaaaactgtgATCTTTTGAATGCCTCAAACAGCCAGTCCTTTTTAATGAAAGTAAAGGGTCTGACAGCAGCACAGGAAGGGACAGCAACGTGTCATTCCTTCAAGGCTTCGGAGTTCAGAGCATCATACTTGGGAATACTCACCTAATTCCATTAAATTATTCTGCTGATTATCTCagaagttgagaaggagatggggtcagtctgacaagGGAGGGAGAGCAGCTTCTGCAATGACAgtttgaccaggtagtcacaccAATGATAGATAAGGAACAGAAAGAAGGACTAATTAGTACCGACAGAGAAGTTGGAAAGGGCAAGAATGAAGTGTCAGAACACTTCACAAATGGAAATACAGCTCGGTTTCTATGTGGTTCACTAGATGTCCACATTTAGTCTAAAATGTATTGTCCATCCCTCATTGTCCTTTTTATTTGCTGGACCTGCCCAGTAGCACCAACACAGCTGAAACTGCAGTGGCCATCAGGGATTCAAAGTCTGGATGTCAATGCATCCTTTTAAAGGTCGGAATGATGGTCTAAATCAAGTGTCCAGGACTGACACTCCACAAAATAAATCTAGAACATTAGGAAATCAGTTTAGGGTTAGAGCTGCACAGATTTACATTCAAATTAAAATCTTTCTTTCCTTGAGGGAGCAGTTTCAAAATGATATTCTTGGCTGTGTCATGGGAATGGCAGGTTGATTAGGGAACTCAATGCCTGACTAAAAGAGTGGGGCCAGAAAGAGAGATTCCAATTGGGAGGAATCTATTCAGGCACAGGTAGAATCTATTCCATAAAGGTGTGCTACACCTGAACATGGAGACTCCTAATGTACTATCAAAATGGTCAAAATTAAATATTTCAATTATGAATAAGGAAGCTGGGAAACAGTTCCTTGGTTGCACAGAACTTGAATCTTACAGAGAAGTGATTCGTACTGTTGAAGCTTTCCATCTTGCGctcaataaaagaatgactagggtaggaataggtccagtcaaggatagttgtgggaagttgtgtgtggaggctgaagagattggggagacactgaatgaatacttttcgtcagtattcagtcaggaacaggacattgttgccgatgtgaaaactgagtcacaattaattagaatggatggctttgaggtatgtagggaagaggtgttggaaattctggaaagggtgaaaatagataggtcccctgggcctgatggcatttatcccaggattctctgggaagcaagggaagagattgcagagccattggccttgatttttatgtcctcgttgtctacaggaatagtgccagaagactggaggatagcaaatgtggttcccttgttcaagaaggggagtagggataacccgagtaactataggccggtgaatctcacttctgttgtgggcaaagtcttagagagaattgtaagggataagatttatgaacatctggataggaataatgtgatcaaggatagtcagcatggttttgtgaagggcaggtcgtgcctcacaaaccttattgaattcttcgagaaggtgactaaggaggtggacgaggggaaagcggtagatgtggtgtatatggattttagtaaggcgtttgataaggttccccatggtaggctactgcaaaaatacgaaggtatggcattgagggtgagttggaggtttggattaggaattagctggctggaagaacacagagggtagtagttgatggtaaaggttcatcttggagggcagttacgagcggtgttccgcaaggatctgtcttgggaccattgctgtttgtcatttttataaatgacttggaggaggggctagaaggttgggtgagcaagtttgtggatgatacgaaagtcggtggagttgttgacactgaggaaggatgtgtcaggttacagcgggatatagataagttgcagagctgggcagaaaggtggcaaatggagttcaatgtagctcagtgtgaggtgattcactttggtaagagtaacaaaaagatggggtactgggctaatggtcggatacttggtagtgtggatgagcagagggatcttggtgcccatgtacacagatctttgaaagttgccacccaggtaaatagtgcggtgaagaaagcatatgtcgtactggcttttattggtagaggaattgagttccggagtcctgaggtcatgttgcagttgtataagactctggtgcggccgcatctggagtattgtgtgcagttttggtcgccatactataggaaggatgtggaggcactggaacgggtgcagaggaggtttaccaggatgttgcctgtatggtaggaagatcgtatgaggaaaggctgaggcacttggagctgttttcattggagaaaagaaagtttaggggtgacttgatagaggtgtacaagatgattaggggtttagatagggttgaccatgagaacctttttccacgtatggagtcagctattacgagggggcatagctttaaattaaggggtggtaggtataggacagatgttaggggtagattctttactcagcgagtcgtgagttcatggaatgccctgccagtagcagtggcggactctccctctttatgggcatttaaacgggcattggataggcacatggaggatagtgggctagtgtaggttcggtgggcttggatcggcgcaacatcgagtgccaaagggcctgtgctgcgctgtattcttctatgttctatgttcaacaaGACAAATATAAGAATACCAAATTTCAAGTAATCCTAACATACAATTATTTAGAATTTGACATTCTTGGCTTTGTCCTGGTGAGTACAAGACAAAAGCTAGGAACCGAAGATCAACCAGAACCATTCATTGGTGGAGAGGCTTAAATTAGAGTAGTATGCATTCAGAAAAGGAATTATTTGATGTAAAGAAATAATATCAATTTGGCAAATTAAAATACAAAAAGTTGAAGTGTGAGCTCAGAGTAGCCAAAACAATAAAAGGAATAATTCCCTGAGAACACTtccaaatgagaaaagagaatggaaaagTAAAGAGAGAGTTGAATAGGAATTACTAAATTAAATGTGCTGAAGATTTTACTGATCAATTGAGACCTAGAGGGAGAACATGGAGAAAGACGAATGGA
The genomic region above belongs to Chiloscyllium punctatum isolate Juve2018m chromosome 10, sChiPun1.3, whole genome shotgun sequence and contains:
- the ramp1 gene encoding receptor activity-modifying protein 1, with amino-acid sequence MAPRSGRFLGLLLLAHHLILLTACDEADYSDIIQDICLETFRFQMTDIGQKLWCDWEATLSYYWDLTNCTFLIANKMDCFWPNQVVDQFFVTVHKEYFANCSVSGRGLGDPPNNIIGPFIMIPVMVTLLMTALVVWRSKQNEGIV